Proteins from one Gasterosteus aculeatus chromosome 11, fGasAcu3.hap1.1, whole genome shotgun sequence genomic window:
- the LOC120828115 gene encoding trinucleotide repeat-containing gene 6B protein isoform X3, giving the protein MEDKKKKKEDKKKRETSQKVPETKVKVPESATPSGSLPLATPGSVSPSPGPAAPPSPSPAAAGVSAQVPPGGGNNAKQRTAVANGQPSSSPSASQTSQQQRYMSREVPPRFRCQQDQKVLLKRGQPPLSSMLLGGGGGEGGAGGGSGWEAAPSLSSQGADDPNANTAGGADSNLGSSSASPPNSSSSSLCVAALSSSSSTTTSTYANSTWGAGSGSQSFSQGGGKVIVDGTDLGDWPSILGGADLSSDRAGGGMQEQDGPGNNNNNYSSASWSERNIQQKGGAAVGGRAGNTDNPSSPRSSPLSSSSLNECVQSSGGVWASSTPSQVEGGLGSAAFYNSKVSRLLPGPQESPVVGSSSSIVPGANFNPNVNPSAWPALVQAGTPSSASDGLPLHSSITSASSFSASTTLVTTHPLSSVNQTGLHQQHTGMAVGAQSGEQQQHLGNLGPELGSAGGARGAGPNQEGGEEVVCGLASVDGEGGGSLSGSSSSSSAASSSWRSMPSVSSDLCVGATQADGWGGGGTGAQGQEGSVWGFGGQGDKAGWGRGNDGSSNTPVVSQGAWEGGSSEVEWGGTAGGASLSNLAIGSGRGGDGSSSNSSSSGGIGGSVLQDSASPKFDTMTKAWDNQKGMESVDRTGGEWGGGEGQDGGPPSSSSGGGSKDGSGGGGSDNGHKQEKASTVTTSSEQTSNAEVALLGMLNRSDLDPRVLSNTGWGQTQIRQNVAWDLATKAGVRNRNERSASSSSAFSSATMNPTTSRGPGYPSNTTSVTSEPAVGSHATSVNPAAVAPRDGWDGGTATQSTGGPHGLGSTVRKPGKTEEDMEGHQGKAGGGWGDPPPENQGKGWATEEKKWGDHRGGGGGNWRDFGEQGGGWADGPEDKGTGGWKGTGRGEAGGWGGDRGQRDSVPGDGRSRGGSNSDEKGSSWGHLDEGGAQRGGWGGGDVGGGKPHQDWGSSKPHTAAAAPIPNSQVAPMKAQNQQQHQSQGQQPQGGPIQGGWNSRSNVGGGGPPSKNPNQSPGWSSGPIPQISGGGSDSLEPSGWEEPSPQSISRKMEIDDGTSAWGDPTRFKSKNVNLWDKKSASPGQSHGQQAPTPQQQPPSNQQPPRRQQGMQHGREPNPGSAAVGMWGGGAQSVDNGTATWGQSSDAAASWGDPDEPSKASGWGNPSPNSGKPGTKSMESWGAKGDSCVAASRHPSWDEEDDGGGGGGVWNSSVSHGNSASFSSGGWGQTHGGKRGNIKSGGGDSWMNPVSRQFSNMGLLGDDPSLDKKMEGDKRGMTDYNGEMRRGGRGGGGYRMPTSKDMGPVEMGPYGEKMGGHGVFVGSGGGMPQPRGMHQPGIHPMNPSQALRAQVPHQFLSAQVPGPMLKQMPSPGGSVGGVVGGGVGGVSGVGSVGGVGGGVFPPNQISPQQLAMLSNIYPHMQQFHLQQQQQQQLLQSQRKFPQPQPLRQQPDPQQLARIMAILQQQRQQGGVGGAAAGVSSKLSPSHLGGGLSKQPMVDPLTHPGMGGPLSDIHGKTQGMYSGLGGSLAGLELNPMMGGMKDTGGQQSRFKWMMEGHSSAPSPPDTSLHKNGPLPSVIKGRGGSPYSQYEMLGGDGLGIPPHGSTDNWHRTPGSKMGNKPTTSSWPPEFQPGVPWKGIQSSGDPESDPYMTPGSVLGSPGPQSLNDSDHQLLRDNIGPNPSLNTSLPSPGAWPYSASDSPLSNAHSTGKYSEYKPSWPPEPIGQNKLWKTNRNSSQLPRPPPGLTNQKQASPSPWGSGGPRLARSWGGGGMNQDSRFGPGSAWSDGAASRGSCWLLLSNLTPQIDGSTLRTICMQHGPLLTFHLGLTHGSALIRYSSRQEAAKAQGALHMCVLGNTTILAEFVSEEEVARYFAHSQAGGAEGASSGGSSAGGTQGSSGTGAAVASSGGSSPGNERAAAGTTSGGNGGGGGESGAAALGGARSSGSAWQSLDGTGSSSETSSAQGPGIGIFSQWSTNGAGEGGGVGGVDSARSGLWGGMTAGYPGSSLWGAPQMEERHQMDSPAALLPGDLLGGGADSI; this is encoded by the exons ATGgaagacaagaaaaagaagaaagaagataaaaagaaaagggaaacttCTCAGAAG GTGCCAGAAACGAAAGTCAAAG TGCCAGAATCAGCCACGCCCTCCGGTTCCCTGCCGCTCGCCACCCCAGGCTCAGTGTCCCCCAGCCCTGGCCCTgccgcccccccatcccccagtCCTGCTGCAGCCGGGGTTTCTGCACAAGTTCCTCCTGGTGGCGGGAACAATGCAAAGCAGCGGACTGCTGTGGCCAACGgacagccctcctcctccccctctgcaaGCCAGACCTCCCAGCAGCAGCGCTACATGTCCAGAGAGGTTCCACCGAGATTTCGCTGCCAGCAGGATCAGAAAGTGCTACTGAAGAGGGGCCAGCCGCCGCTGTCCTCCATGCTgctgggaggaggcggaggggaagGGGGCGCTGGAGGGGGTAGTGGCTGGGAAGCCGCCCCGTCTCTTTCCTCACAGGGAGCGGATGACCCCAATGCAAACACAGCTGGAGGCGCAG ATTCCAACCTTGGTTCATCCTCTGCTTCACCGCCCAACTCCTCCTCATCGTCATTATGTGTTGCTGCTCTGTCGTCATCGTCTTCTACTACTACTTCAACTTATGCAAATTCCACATGGGGGGCAGGCTCTGGCAGCCAGTCCTTTTCTCAGGGCGGCGGAAAGGTGATTGTTGATGGGACAGACCTGGGGGATTGGCCTAGCATCCTAGGAGGGGCCGACTTGAGTTCTGaccgagctggaggagggatGCAGGAGCAAGACGGCcctggcaacaacaacaacaactacagtagtGCCTCATGGAGTGAGAGAAACATCCAGCAGAAGGGAGGAGCAGCAGTAGGAGGCAGAGCAGGGAACACGGACAATCCTTCCTCACCTcgttcttctcctctttcctcttcctcgcttAATGAATGTGTTCAGTCGAGTGGTGGTGTGTGggcctcttccaccccctctcaggtggagggggggctgggATCAGCAGCATTTTACAATTCCAAAGTCTCCCGTCTTCTTCCTGGACCTCAGGAGAGCCCTGTggttggcagcagcagcagcattgttcCTGGTGCCAATTTCAACCCCAACGTGAACCCCTCCGCCTGGCCTGCCCTGGTGCAGGCTGGGACACCATCTTCGGCTAGCGACGGCCTTCCACTACACTCGTCCATTACTTCAGCTTCCTCGTTCTCTGCCAGCACTACTCTCGTCACCACTCACCCGCTTTCATCTGTGAATCAAACTGGTCTCCATCAGCAGCACACTGGCATGGCTGTGGGAGCACAAagtggagaacagcagcagcacttaGGAAACCTAGGACCAGAGTTGGGTTCAGCCGGGGGAGCAAGAGGAGCAGGACCAAATCAAGAAGGCGGCGAGGAGGTGGTCTGCGGGCTTGCAAGTGTtgatggagaaggaggtggcAGTCTTTCTGGCTCTTCATcgtcctcctctgctgcctcttCTTCTTGGAGGTCCATGCCTTCAGTGTCCTCTGACCTGTGTGTGGGTGCAACACAGGCGGATGggtggggtggaggagggactgGAGCTCAGGGGCAGGAGGGTAGTGTGTGGGGCTTTGGAGGCCAGGGTGACAAGGCTGGTTGGGGCAGGGGAAATGATGGTAGCTCAAATACCCCAGTGGTATCTCAGGGAGCGTGGGAAGGAGGCAGTTCAGAAGTGGAGTGGGGCGGCACAGCGGGAGGTGCAAGTTTGAGTAACTTAGCAATAGGAAGCGGtagaggaggagatgggagcagcagcaacagcagcagtagTGGAGGTATTGGTGGCAGCGTTTTGCAGGACTCTGCCTCACCAAAGTTTGACACTATGACAAAAGCTTGGGACAATCAGAAAGGGATGGAAAGTGTGGACAGAACAGGTGgggagtggggaggaggagaagggcagGATGGAGGTCCTCCATCGTCCTCTAGTGGAGGAGGGTCCAAAGATggaagtggtggaggagggagtgatAATGGACATAAGCAGGAGAAAGCGTCAACTGTAACCACAAGCTCTGAGCAGACCTCCAATGCTGAGGTGGCCTTACTCGGCATGCTCAATCGATCTGACCTGGACCCCAGGGTTCTCTCCAACACCGGCTGGGGGCAGACCCAGATTCGACAGAATGTGGCATGGGACCTGGCTACCAAAGCGGGAGTAAGAAACCGAAACGAACGAAGCGCTTCATCTTCCTCCGCGTTCTCCTCAGCGACCATGAACCCCACCACCAGTCGAGGCCCCGGCTACCCGTCGAACACCACTTCAGTGACGAGTGAGCCAGCGGTCGGCAGCCACGCGACCAGCGTGAACCCGGCCGCTGTCGCACCGAGGGATGGCTGGGATGGTGGTACTGCCACACAGTCCACCGGTGGTCCTCACGGTCTCGGTAGCACTGTAAGGAAGCCTGGGAAGACGGAAGAAGATATGGAGGGCCACCAGGGCAAGGCTGGTGGAGGGTGGGGCGATCCCCCACCCGAAAACCAGGGCAAAGGATGGGcgactgaagaaaaaaaatggggtgatcacaggggaggagggggagggaactGGAGAGACTTTGGAGAACAGGGTGGTGGGTGGGCAGATGGTCCGGAGGATAAAGGGACAGGGGGATGGAAGGGGACTGGAAGAGGAGAGGCTGGTGGTtggggaggagacagggggcAGAGGGACTCTGTACCTGGAGATGGGCGAAGCAGAGGGGGAAGCAACTCTGATGAGAAGGGCTCCTCCTGGGGTCATTTGGATGAAGGGGGAGCTCAGCGAGGAGGTTGGGGAGGGGGAGATGTGGGTGGAGGCAAACCCCACCAGGACTGGGGGAGTTCAAAGCcccacacagctgcagcagcaccgaTACCAAACAGCCAAGTGGCACCAATGAAAGCCCAAaatcaacagcagcaccaaTCACAGGGCCAACAGCCACAGGGGGGGCCCATTCAAGGAGGGTGGAACAGCCGGTCTAATGTGGGAGGTGGAGGTCCACCATCCAAGAATCCGAACCAAAGCCCAGGCTGGAGCTCCGGCCCGATCCCCCAAATCTCCGGGGGCGGGAGCGACTCCCTGGAGCCCAGCGGCTGGGAAGAACCCTCCCCTCAGTCCATCAGTCGCAAAATGGAAATCGACGATGGCACGTCAGCCTGGGGCGACCCAACCCGCTTCAAAAGCAAGAATGTGAATTTGTGGGACAAAAAAAGTGCTTCGCCCGGCCAAAGCCACGGTCAACAGGCtccaacaccacaacaacaaccgcCTTCCAACCAACAGCCACCTAGACGGCAGCAGGGGATGCAACACGGCAGGGAACCGAACCCTGGCAGTGCTGCAGTTG GCATGTGGGGAGGAGGCGCCCAGTCTGTGGATAACGGTACGGCTACTTGGGGCCAGTCGTCCGATGCAGCAGCAAGTTGGGGAGATCCAGATGAGCCCAGCAAGGCTTCTGGCTGGGGGAACCCTTCGCCCAACTCTGGGAAACCTG GCACCAAATCAATGGAGAGTTGGGGGGCGAAGGGAGACAGCTGCGTTGCCGCCTCTCGTCACCCGAGCTGGGACGAGGAAGATgatggcggcggcggaggaggagtcTGGAACAGCTCTGTCTCGCATGGGAACAGCGCTTCCTTCAGCTCCGGAGGCTGGGGTCAGACCCATGGAGGAAAGCGAGGAAACATCAAG AGTGGAGGAGGGGACAGCTGGATGAACCCAGTATCACGCCAGTTTTCCAACATGGGTCTTTTG GGGGATGACCCAAGTCTTGACAAAAAGATGGAAGGAGACAAGCGGGGAATGACTGACTATAACGGAGAGATgcggaggggaggaagaggtggaggaggttaCCGCATGCCTACTTCCAAAGACATGGGTCCTGTTGAAATGGGGCCCTACGGTGAAAAA ATGGGTGGCCATGGGGTGTTTGTTGGCAGTGGCGGAGGAATGCCTCAGCCTCGAGGGATGCACCAGCCGGGAATACATCCCATGAATCCCTCCCAGGCTTTACGTGCTCAAGTGCCTCATCAGTTCCTGTCTGCTCAG GTGCCGGGTCCGATGCTGAAGCAGATGCCCTCTCCTGGTGGCAGTGTGGGTGGAGTGGTCGGAGGTGGCGTTGGTGGTGTCAGTGGTGTTGGGAGTGTCGGAGGAGTTGGTGGAGGAGTCTTCCCTCCTAACCAGATTTCCCCGCAGCAACTCGCAATGCTCAGCAACATTTACCCCCACATGCAGCAGTTCCATCTG cagcagcagcagcagcagcagctcctgcagagcCAGAGGAAGTTCCCCCAGCCTCAGCCTCTGAGGCAGCAGCCAGACCCGCAGCAG CTGGCAAGGATAATGGCaattctgcagcagcagaggcagcagggcggagttggaggagcagcagcaggagtgaGCTCAAAGCTTTCCCCATCTCACCTGGGAGGAGGCCTATCCAAACAGCCCATGGTGGACCCCCTCACACATCCTGGAATGGGGGGGCCCTTGTCAGACATTCATGGAAAAACGCAAGGGATGTACTCTG GGCTTGGTGGTAGCCTGGCAGGACTGGAGCTCAATCCCATGATGGGAGGGATGAAGGACACCGGAGGACAGCAATCCCGCTTCaaatggatgatggagggacacTCCTCGGCTCCTTCGCCGCCTGACACGTCCCTCCACAAGAACG GCCCCTTACCCAGTGTTATAAAAGGGAGGGGAGGATCACCTTATTCCCAGTATGAAATGCTGGGCGGTGACGGTTTGGGGATTCCCCCTCACGGTTCCACAGACAACTGGCACCGGACCCCTGGGAGTAAAATGGGGAACAAACCTACCACGTCCAGCTGGCCTCCAG AGTTCCAGCCCGGCGTTCCCTGGAAGGGAATCCAGAGCAGTGGCGACCCAGAGTCCGACCCTTACATGACCCCTGGTAGTGTTCTCGGCTCCCCGGGACCCCAGAGCCTCAATGACTCTGACCACCAGTTACTGCGGGACAACATAG GGCCAAACCCCTCCCTCAACACCTCGCTGCCTTCACCTGGTGCCTGGCCCTACAGTGCCTCAGACAGCCCCCTCAGCAATGCACACAGCACAg GAAAGTACTCTGAGTACAAACCCAGTTGGCCCCCAGAGCCCATCGGACAAAACAAGTTATGGAAGACCAATCGCAACAGCTCACAGCTgccacgcccccctcccggCTTAACTAATCAGAAGCAGGCCTCGCCCTCCCCATGGGGGAGTGGAGGCCCACGATTGGCCCGTAGCTGGGGAGGGGGTGGGATGAATCAGGACTCAAGATTTGGGCCAG gCTCAGCTTGGAGCGATGGCGCTGCCTCCCGAGGCAGCTGCTGGTTGCTGCTGAGCAACCTGACACCTCAA aTCGATGGCTCCACGCTGAGGACTATTTGCATGCAGCACGGCCCCCTGCTGACCTTTCACCTCGGCCTGACGCACGGCAGCGCTCTGATCCGCTATAGCAGTCGACAGGAAGCAGCCAAGGCCCAGGGTGCACTGCACAT GTGCGTTCTGGGCAACACCACCATCCTGGCGGAGTTTGTGAGCGAGGAAGAAGTTGCTCGCTATTTTGCACATTCCCAGGCCGGAGGGGCAGAGGGCGCCAGCTCAGGAGGGTCATCAGCCGGTGGGACGCAGGGTTCTTCCGGGACGGGCGCGGCTGTGGCCAGCAGTGGAGGCAGCTCCCCTGGGAATGAGCGGGCAGCGGCGGGCACCACTTCAGGTGGAAacgggggcggaggaggggaaAGTGGAGCAGCGGCCCTGGGCGGCGCCAGGTCCTCCGGCTCTGCCTGGCAGAGTCTCGACGGTACAGGCAGTTCTTCAGAAACCTCTTCAGCCCAAGGACCCGGCATAGGGATATTTTCCCAGTGGAGCACCAACGGGGCAGGGGAGGGCGGCGGTGTTGGGGGAGTAGACTCTGCGAGGTCTGGGCTGTGGGGGGGCATGACTGCAGGATACCCCGGCAGCAGCCTGTGGGGAGCACCACAAATGGAGGAAAGGCACCAAATGGACAGCCCTGCCGCATTGTTGCCTGGCGACCTGCTGGGGGGAGGAGCTGACTCCATCTGA